In Embleya scabrispora, the DNA window GGGCGATGGCGCGTTCCCGGGTGCTGTCGCGGGCCACCTTGGCGATGGACGCGGGGAACAGCGCCGAGCACCAGCCGCCGTTGCGGCCGGACGCGCCGAAGCCGGCGACCTCGCGCTCCAGCACCACGATCCGCAGCGAGGGGTCGGCCCGGGCCAGGTAGTACGCCGTCCACAGGCCGGTGTAGCCGGCGCCGACGATCGCCACGTCGACGTCCAGGTCGCCCGCGAGCGCGGGGCGTGCGGTGACGTCCGCGCCGAGGGTGTCGAACCACAGGGACACGTCGCGGTAGTCGGCGGTCATCGGGTCCACGTCCCTACATAGTTCGGCGCGGGGAGGTCGAAGCGCAGGTCGGGGGCGGGCACCGGGGTGCCGAAGTGCTCGGTGATCGGGACCGTGCCGGCCCAGATCGGGGCGTCGAGGTCGGCCTCGTCGTCGTCCGGCGGCCCGGCCGAGATCTTCACCGAGGCCTCGTCGAGGGACAGCGCCAGGACGAGCGTCGCGGCCAGTTCCTTGGTCGTGTGCGGACGCAGGTCGCCGCGGCGGCCGGGGAGCAGCCGGTCGGTGAGCAGGTCCAGGGCGGCGGTCTTCTCGGCGTCCGGGAGCACCGTGCACGAGCCGAGCACCATCGCGCTGCGGTAGTTCATCGACGACTCGAAGGCGGATCGGGCCAGCACCAGGCCGTCGAGCAGGGTCACGGTCAGGCAGGTCGGCGCGCCCGCGGCCAGGCCGCGGAAGAGTCGGCTGCCGGTCGAGCCGTGGATCAACACCCGCTCGCCGTCCCGGGCGTAGGCGACGGGCAGGACGAACGGCTGTCCGTCCGCGCCGGTGATGGCGAG includes these proteins:
- a CDS encoding pyridoxamine 5'-phosphate oxidase family protein, yielding MSHPVPGSTPRTRIRRLPDHAVEDRAALHAVLDAGLVGHLAITGADGQPFVLPVAYARDGERVLIHGSTGSRLFRGLAAGAPTCLTVTLLDGLVLARSAFESSMNYRSAMVLGSCTVLPDAEKTAALDLLTDRLLPGRRGDLRPHTTKELAATLVLALSLDEASVKISAGPPDDDEADLDAPIWAGTVPITEHFGTPVPAPDLRFDLPAPNYVGTWTR